From Candidatus Methylomirabilota bacterium:
CTGATCCGAATCCAGTGCCTAAATTCTAGTTTTTTAGGAGAATCATGCACCATTCTGATTTTGTTCATCTGCACGTCCATAGCCAATACAGCCTGTTGGACGGAGCCTGCGGGTTGGAGAAGCTGGTGGCCAAGGCGAAAGAGTATAAGATGCCCGCCTTGGCCGTGACCGATCACGGCAACCTCTTCGGGGCGATCGACTTTTACACCCTCGCGATGAAAGAGGGGGTGAAGCCGATTATCGGCTCTGAGGTATACATTGCCCCCGGCAGCCGCTTCGAGAGGTCTAAACAGGACAGCAGCTACGAGGGCGCGAGCCACATCACCTTGCTGGCCAAGGACCAGGTCGGCTACCGGAATTTGATCAAGCTGGTGTCGGCCGGCTACCTGGAAGGGTTCTATTACAAGCCGCGAATCGACCGGGAGCTGTTTGCCCAGCATTGTCAGGGGCTCATTGCCCTCTCCGGCTGTCTGAACTGCGAAGTGGCTAAGGCATTGTTGGATGGCGATGAGGCACGGGCAAAGGAGACCGTCGGTTGGTACATGGAGGCGCTGGGGCGCGAGAACTACTTTTTGGAGGTTCAGGATCACGGGATGGCGGAGCAAAAGACGGTGACTGACGGAGTCCTTCGGCTCGCTAAAGCCTTTGAGTTGCCGATTGTGGCCACCAACGACCTGCACTATCCCAGCAAGGAAGATGCGCGCGCCCATGAGGTCCTGCTCTGCATCCAGACGGGAAAAACGATTCAGGATAAGGATCGTTGGCGCTTTTCCACCGACCAGTTCTATTTCAAATCGGCAGCGGAGATGAAGCGGATCTTTGCCGAGCTGCCGGAAGCGGTCAAGAATACCATTACCGTGGCTGAGAGGTGCAACCTTCAGCTCCAGTTCGGACAGCTTCGCCTGCCAAAGTATCAGGTGCCCGAGGGGTACACCCTGGAGTCCTACCTGGCCCATCTGTCCTGGCAGGGATTGAAGGCCCGATACCCGGACGTAAATGCCGAGGTTGAGGCGCGCTTGAGGTATGAGCTGGAGGTCATCCAGAAGACCGGCTTCGCCGGCTACTTTCTGGTGGTCTGGGACTTCATTAAGTTCGCCAAGGATCGGGGGATCTCGGTCGGCCCCGGCCGCGGGTCTGCGGCCGCCTCGCTGATTGCCTACTGCCTCGGCATCACCAACATCGATCCGCTCCGGTACGGCCTGATCTTTGAACGGTTCCTGAACCCCGAACGGATCAGCATGCCGGATATGGATATCGATTTCAGCGACGACCGGCGGGACGAGGTGATCGACTATGTGACGAGGAAGTATGGAGCCGATAATGTCGCTCAGATTATCACGTTCGGAACAATGGGGGCCAAGGCGGTCATCCGTGACGTCGGGCGGGGCCTGGGAATGCCCTATGCCGAGGTGGACAAGATCGCCAAGTTGGTTCCCAATCGGATCAATATCAGCCTGGATGAGGCGATCGCCGAGAGCCCGCCGCTGACCGAGGCGGTGCAGAACCGGACAGAGGTCGGGGAACTATGGCGGGTTGCCAAGTGTCTGGAGGGGCTGACACGGCACGCCTCAACCCACGCCGCCGGCGTCGTGATTTCCGGCGACCCGCTCACCGAGCATGTTCCGCTGTATAAAGATCCAAAGGCCGGCAGCAAGCCGACAACCCAGTACGCCATGAAAGCCATCGAGAAGATCGGTCTGCTAAAGGTTGATTTCCTGGGCCTGCGGACCCTGACGGTCATCGCTAATACCCTGGAGCTGATCGCGTCGGGACGCGGCTGTAAGATCCAGATTGAGGAGATCCCTCTCGACGACCCGGCGGTTTTCCAACTGCTCGGCGAGGCGCGGACCTTCGGAGTGTTCCAACTGGAATCCTCAGGGATGCGGGATCTGATGCGGCGTCTGAAGCCGGAACGGTTGGAGGACGTCATCGCCCTCGTGGCGCTCTATCGACCGGGACCGATGGTGATGATTGACGACTTCATCAACCGCAAGCACGGCAAGGTCAAGATCCGCTACGATCATCCGTTGATGGAGGCGATCCTCAAAGAGACCTACGGGATCATGGTCTACCAGGAACAGGTCATGCGGATCGCCTCGGATCTCGCCGGATTCTCGATGGGTGAAGCGGATGTACTGCGTAAGGCGATGGGTAAGAAAGACCCTGAGATGATGGATCAACAGCGAAAGAAGTTTGTCGACGGGGCGAAGGCCAAAGGGGTCCAGGCGCGGACGGCGGAAAAGATCTTCGACAAGATGGCCCCCTTTGCGGGATATGCCTTCAACAAACCCCATGCGACCTCTTACGCCCTCTTGGCCTATCAGACCGCCTACCTGAAAGCCCATTACCCGGTTGAGTTCATGGCGGCCCTCCTCACCTCAGAGATGGCTGATACCGACGGGATCGTCAAGTATATCGACGAGTGCAAGCAGATGGGGATTACCGTCCTACCGCCAGATGTCAACGAGTCGGAAAGCCGCTTTACTGTGGTGGGAGAGCAGATTCGATTCGGGCTGGTGGCCATCAAGAATGTCGGCGAGACGGCCATCCAGTCGATCCTGGCTACACGGCGGGATAAGGGTCCTTTCCGGTCTCTCTTTGACTTCTGCGAGCGGGTGGACCTGCGTCTGGTGAATAAGCGTGTCATCGAGAGCCTGATCAAGTGCGGGGCATTTGACTCCCTTGGGGCGGCGAGGGCTCAGCTTATGGCTGTGGCCGATAAGGCGATGGAGGCCGGCGCCGGCGCACAGCGGGAGCGGATCCAGGGTCAGGTCTCGCTGCTGGACGTCTTGGAGGCGAAGGGTGGGCTCAGCCACCAGGCGGCAGCGCTGCCCGATATCCCGGAGTGGTCGCCCGGTCAACGCCTGTCCGCCGAAAAGGAGACATTGGGCTTCTACGTCACCGGCCACCCGCTGGCCGATTATCGGGATGTCATCGCAAAGGTTGCGGCCGTTACGACCGATCGCCTCGCGGCCTGCCAGGACAAAGAGACCGTCACGCTGTGCGCCATCGTATCCGCGGTCAAGGAGATTACCACAAAGAGCGGCGAGCGGATGGCCTTCGTGACGCTCGAGGACATGGCGGGGACGGTGGAGGCGGTGGCATTTCCTGAGCTGTATAAGGCGAACCTGCTCCATCTGGTGAAGGGTGCGGCCATTATGGCAAAGGGACAGGTGGATGTCGGCGAAGAGGTGGTCAAGTTGCTCTTGACGGAAGTCAGCTCCCTCTCGACCGCCAGGCGCAACGGAGGGTCGGTGGTGGAGATTACGGTAGACGAGGCGCACCTGTCCGACCCACAACTTGAGCAGTTAAAAGGCTTGCTGCTGAGATTCCCGGGACCCGTTCCTGTCAGGCTCCACCTGACCGTTACTCCAGGCGCCCAGGTCACCATTGCCGCCTCGCCGGATATGACCGTGGCAGCGGACGAGTCGCTCAGGCAACAGGTGGAGGCCCTGTTGGGTCCGGGCACGATCACCGGAGCGTGACCTCGGCATAACCTCCCCCCGGCGAGGATATACCCTCCCGTGGGCATCCATTGCCTCCCAACCATACCTGAAGGGAGACGCCATGTGGACGCTCTTCATTCCTGAGATTTCCATCGCTGAAAAGATACTGCGGTCAGGTGTCGTCTACCTCTTTCTGCTGCTGGCCTTTCGTTTCACCGGGAAACGGCAAGTGGGCCAGCTTACCCCCTTTGACCTGGTTGTCCTGCTCATTATCTCGAATGTGGTCCAGAACGCCGTGATCGGCAACGACAACTCGCTCGGGGGCGGGCTCATCGGGGCAGTGACCATCCTTGCGCTGAATTACGGCGTGACCGAAGTGGCGTATCGCTCCAAGCGCGCGCGCCGCCTGCTCGAGGCTCAGCCAACGCTCCTGATTCACAACGGACGCATCCTCCAGGAGAATTTGCGACGCGAACGGATCACCCTCGACGAACTGCTGGCGGCGCTTCGGCGCAACGGGCTGGTCGAACCGGCCCAGGCGCGCTTCGCGGTCTTGGAGGAGAACGGCGGGATCAGCGTCATTCCCAGGACCGCCGAAGGCGAGCCCACCCGGTCAAACCAGGCGCCCAGTACTTCCGCACCAACAGGGGACTCGTAACCCCAAACGCCCAGTGCGGTCAGGCGGCTGGCGTTTGGCTGGCGGCGAGCCCAAAGCCAACGCCTCGACCGTCGAGGCGGCTGCCCACCGTCTGCGCCTCAACCCGGACCATGCGGATCCCTTCCAGGAGGTCTTCCGGGCGGACCTCTTCGCCCTCGCGCCCGAAGGCGAGCTGGCCGGCGAGGATATAGCCTTCCCGAAGCTGGGCGAACGAGAACCCGTCAGCCTCACTCGCCGCCCTCGCAAGAGTCTCCTCGTCGAAGGACCGGGCGCTCAATCGGCGGAAATACTCGTGACGCAGGCCGGCGGCTGGGGGTCGGAAAGGTACAACCCTGTCGAACCGACCTGGCCGTCGCAGGATGGCTGAATCGAGGGCCGTCGGGTCGTTCGCGGTCGCCACGACGATCACGCCCTCGTACTCGGCAAGCCCGTCCAGACAGTTCAAGAGGTGTTGAAGCGTAATCTTCGTTCGGTTGTCCCCGGTATCAGTCTTTCCATAGAGACGATCGAGATCCTCAAAGATCACGAGAGAAGGGGCATCATAGCTCGCCTCTTCAAAGACCGCCGTGAGTGCCTGGTTCCGGAGATCTTTGTCGGAGAAATCCAGGCTGTGGGCGGAAATCGCCGGATGCGACGCCATCACCCGGAGGGCGCTCGTTTTGCCGTTTCCCGGCGGTCCGTAGAACAGGTAGCCGCGTCGGAAGGGCAACCGATGTCGTTTGAACCAGGCTTCCCGCTGGAGAAAGGTCTCGAAGTCATCGCGCACCAAGCGCGTGACGGCTGGGTCGAGGACGACTTGGTTCCAGTCGTAGCCATTCAGGGGAAGTGGCACATCCTGGCCAAGGAATATCTGCACACTCTTGCGAGACTTAACGAGCAGCCCTCTCAGCAGGCTTAGGGCTGGAGCCAATTCGGTCCGGTTCACGAGCAGCCAAGCTTGCCAGTCGTGGCTCAGGCCTCTATCGAACGAGACATGGGGTATGTTGATCGCGACGATACCGTGTTTCAGCCCGTGAAACCATAAGACAACCGGGGTGTCCTTCCAATGAGGATCCCATGCGAGGTCCCGGGCGAGAATCGGGGCCTGGCGGTTTCGTCCGGGCCGCAGGGTGATCCTGGGGCTCACAGGCGGAATAGCCCAGCGCGAGACCGCCGGACGCAGGGCGTCCGCGCCGGCCAGGCATTGCCGGTCCAGGGGGACCCCGCCCCGCAGATCTTCTGCGGCGAGTTGGCCAAACGCCACCTCGAGCTCGAAAGTCACAGATTCGGACAAGGGACATCCCAGCGCAGATTCCAACCAGGGGCGGTGTGGCTCGATGAAGGCCTCCATCGCGGCAACAGTGGGGGCAAAACGCAACTCCGTTCCAGTAACCACTGTGGTGCTCCTTTCAATCGTCGGGTGAGTAGATAGTCGTCAGAGGTTCCTTGTGCTCGTGAACACCTCACGGTGCCGACACTCGCCGCCCGTCACCTGACGGCAACTGCGAGGCGTTCCATATCGTCGGTTGCATGTGAGCATAAAGGGATGCGGGTACAGCGCCAGGTCGGGCGGGAAACCGTGGAACTGGCCGCTTAACGTGTCCAAGGCTATCATGACGACCCAGAGTCGGGATCGAAGGGTATCTGGGAAAAGCGGACGCCGTAGCATCTCAGCACATATCGGAAGGACCTCTGGCCGACGCCAGTCCCCGCGTCCCAGGACAATCGCGAGACCCTCGAGCTCCCCGGTCTGCCCGGTCCTGGCGATTGTGAGGAGCTGTGTGAAGGCGGTCTGGTCGCGGCGGGTGGTCCTGATAAGTAACCCCACCATGGGGCGGTACCAGTGAGGCGACTGCGTCAACGTGGTGATGAAGTGATCCTCCAGGTGGGTGGCGCAGCCAATGACGTCCTCCACGTCGAAAGCGTCTTGCCACTTCATCTGCATGTGCGTGATACCGGCGGGATCGCCGAAAAGGGTAAGCACCCGCGCCGCACTATGCCGATACGGGCAGCATTTGTGGTCGAGAACCAGGCGGCGCAACGCTGGGATGTACTGACGGGCACCTAAAAAGGTAACGGCGTCCAGCCCGGCTTCCGTCGCCTCGTCACTGAGCAGGGCAGGCTCGAGGAGGGCTTCCAGGTCTCGGTACCCGTCGCGCCGGCAATCCATCGCGAGGTACACTCGGGTCCGTAGCGAACTCGCTCTCTGCGCGGCCGCCCGCAGGAACTCGCAACCGCGCTGAGACGGGAAGGTGCGGAGCGCAATGACCGCGCGCACCTTGATGTAGTCGGAGGCCGTATCGGCCAGCTCGCCAAGCACTGGGAGTACCCTGGGGTCGCCGGACTCCTGCAAGGCGTCGATCGCGCAAGATCCGGCCCACTCGTCTTCGAGAGCGTCGGGCGTCTCCCGCGTCAAGTCTATGAGGATCGGCAGGGACGCCCGGTCTCCGGCCTTGACGAGCAAGGCCGTCCGGAGAAGCGCCTCAGGGCTTCCCGGCTCTGCGCCGGCGGTTCGGAGTATGTCGAAGCCTTTCGGATCTCCGCTTCTGGCCAACAGGTATGCCGCCCGAAGTCGAAGCTCGGGGAGCGGGTCGGCGCACAACGCACGCAAATGCGAGATGATCACTTCCTGGCGCGCAAAGGCAGGATAGGCGTCGAGGACGCCCAGTGCGCGCCGGGCCGTGTGGAATGGTCCCCACGTGTGATCGTCGAGTGGTAGCGCGCTCGGGGTCTCACGGCGCCTTCAAGAGCTGCGCTGATGACCTTGAGGCACCGACGCTTGATGCTGCCGCGGTCAAGGCTCGCTGGTGTCGAGCAAGTGAGGGGCTTAGAGAGGGTCAAAACGGTAGTTCCAAGGGTAAGATTCAAGAACCGGCGTCTGGTCAGCATGTCACGTCCTTTCTCTGTGCGGGATTGCCGAGTTGTCAGTGTCAGGAGTCCCCTCTCCCTCGGGGACCTCCTCCGAGCAGGTCCTTCAGGGCGGTGCGTGGTCCTGCTCCAGCGGGTGTCCTTGCGCTCCGCTCAGGTACGCTCACGTTAAGCTTATTGTAGTGAAGGTCTGTGCGGTCTAACGCCACGGAATGTCGGTGGCCGCTTGACTTATTCGATTCCGTAAAGATAGACTCGCGCTCATGGTAGAGAATGCGCTCTCCCGCCGCGACCGACAGATGGTGCGCATCATCTCGCTTGCAAGGTTGCTCATGGGAGGGAGCAGCCAGACCGTCTACCAACTGGCCGCCCGCTTTAAGACCCGCCGCGAGACGATCTACCGTGATCTCCGAACCCTGAACGAGGCCGGTTTCCCGGTCATGCCTGACGAGTCTGGGCGATTCAGCCGCCCGCGACTAGATCCTACGTTCCGACGGTTTCTCCCGCCGGTTCCGCTCAATGCCGAGGAAGTCGCCGCGCTGCTCTGGGCAGTGAAGCAGACAGGCGGTCGGCAGCCATTCAGGACCTCCCTCTCAAGCGCCCTTTGCAAACTACAGGCCCTCGTTCCGACAAAGGAAGGGCGCCTCGCGATGGCTTTAGACGGGGCGATTGAGGAACGGGATCGCGGCGTGAAGGATTATGTGGGGCTCGAGGCCGTTATCCTCCACTTGGTGAAGGCAATCGTGGAGCGGAGGCGCTGCCTCGCCACGTATCATGCCCCTTGGCGCGACAAGCCGAGCAGGTTTCCCTATGACCCGTACCGGCTTTTCAATTTTCAAGGAAGGCTGTACTGCATTGGCCAGGTATCCGCGTATGGGGGCACGACCACGCTTGCTGTTGAGAGGATTCAGGCCATTGAGCCGACTGGCGAGATGTTTGCAGTGGACTCTGGGTTCGACTGGAAGCGGTACGAGGCCGAGGCGTTCGGAGTGGTCTGGGAAAAGCCCAGGAAGGTCGTCGTCCGGTTCAGCGCAGATCAAGCGCCCTACGTCCGCGAGCGGGAGTGGCACCCCACCCAGACGATCCGCACCCTGCGCGATGGCCGCGTGGAACTGACATTCCGAGCGGGGGGCGCCTTCGAGATCATCCGCTGGATCCTGAGCTGGGGGAGCGCCGCAACGCTTCTTCAGCCAAAGTCCCTACGCCGGCTGGTGGCCGAAGAACTCCAGGCCGCAAGCCGCCTCTATCGTCAATAGTGTGACGTTACCTGCCACAGCTATGGGGTAATGTAGGAAACGATGGAGACCGATTAATAAGATGGGAGCTAACCTGTTCGCGTTCGACGAAAAGTACGGAGCGAGGACGATATCCACGTCTATCGCCTCATGCATGGTTGCACTTATTATTCATGCCGTTGTCCTCGCGCCGGACGGACAGGTGGTGCGGGCCTCCGAAGAATCGCTTGGCCGACTGGTTGAGACTATGTCTGAACACATCAGGGATAATCTCGGGCGAACGATCGGACGATTCGAGCGGCACCCGGATGGAGAAGTGAGGGTGTACGACGCCTTGGGGAGACCTCTTGGGCACGCAGGTCGCAATGGAACCTTCGACCAGCTCGGACGCAGAATCTCCCCAAATAACGTGCCTGCGTTGCTGTTGAAGTGCCCTGATCACCCTCAGTGAGGGGATAGGCGCGACGACCGGGTCGAGTTCACCTTCCGCGCCGGCGGCTGATTCGAGATTGCGCGGTGGATCCTCGGTTGGGGGGATGCGGCTGAGGTCGTGCTGCCGGCCGCGCTGAGGCGCGAGGTGAAGCGCATCTTATCTAGCGCAGCATCGATCTATAAGCGCGAGGGGAGGGGATTGCATGGGTAAGCCAAACCTTTTCGAGTACGCTACATCTGAGTTGAGTCAGGACGCATTTTTCTGTTGGCTCCTGGATTGGTTGAACGATCCCAATCAACTTGTGGCGGAAGCAAGCTGGCGCCTGTTCGAGCAGGTATTTGGTTCGAGGGGCTTGGCCGTACAGCGAGACGGTATCGCCGCGGTGCATATCAGGCGACAGTTCCACGGGGTCGACATCGTTGTTGTCTTCGAGTTGGTGTCACAACCGAAGATCTGCCTTGTCATTGAGGACAAGGTCGATGCGCTGCTCACAGGGAACGATCAACTCGTGCGGAACATCGAGAACACGGCCACGCACGCCGATGAGTGGCCACCGCTGTGCGGGGTTGAGCGAGATCGAATCATGGGGTTACTCTTGAAAACGGGCTATGACTTCGATTTTCGGTGCCCACCAAGCTATACAATGCTGACCCACCTCGACTTCAAGGACTGGGTGGAGGGTCTATTGGCGCGAAGCCTTGAAGTCAGCGACATTCTGACGAACTGGGCCGAATGGTGTTACCGAGGCTATCGAGAAAGCGAGGAGAAGGTACTAGCGGCGACGGTCCACGTTGGTGACATCGCAAGCGGGAAGTGGGTTGATAACAAGCTCTGGGATAGTCAGTGGGCGAATCCCATATACCAGTACAACCTGTTCAAGCGACTCTTCCACGTCGAACTCGGTGACATTGTCGAAGTGAAGGAAGACGATGGGTACCGTACTGTCTACTTCCATCCTTTTTACAACCGCGCTCGTAAGGAGTATCTACTCCAGGGTACGAGCCGGGGGCGTTGGTGGATTCAGTATCATTTCGACGCCCCAGGAGCCGACGATTTCTTCTATCGCCTCGACTGGCAGGCTGGCATGTGGGGGATCAGCCTGAGGTTCTACAAGAAAGATAAGTCGGCGGACGATCTGCGTCGGATGCAGGATGTCGCCGCGACTCTCGAAGCCTTGCTCAAAGCGCGGGGGCTTGTGACAAGTAGGTTCCGCTCCTCAAGTGCGCGCATCGAGACAACATGCCTCTTGATCGATCCTTACCGGAGCCCAGGCCTGCTGGAGATGGCTGGTGTCCACGCCGACTTCGTCGGGGCGAAATTTGCCGTCTGAGCAGGCCGTAGGACAGATGGGGCACAGCCGCCAAGTTGGTCTCTCGAAGTCCCGAGTGATGGCGGGGCTGCAGTGTCATAAGCGCCTCTGGTGGATGGTGCGCGAGCCGACAGCGCCCGAGCTTCAACCGGATGAGATGGCGCAGGCGGTGATGGATCGAGGGATCCGCGTCGGTCAACTCGCCCGAACCTATGTTCCCGGCGGGCTTGTCATCGATCTGCCATACAATGCTTATGACGAGCGTATCAGACTGACCCGGCAGGCACTCGAAGACGGCGCGCCGGCGGTCTATGAGGCATCATTCCGCGCAGACGGCGTCTTCGTTGCGGTGGACATCCTGAAGCGGGACACTCATGGTTTCCGCCTTATTGAGGTGAAGTCAAGCACATCGGTCAAGGACCACTACATTTCCGACGTGGCCATCCAGGCGCACGTTCTGCGACAGAACGGGCTCGACCTCGTGGGCAGCGAGGTGATGCATCTCAACCGTGAATGCGCCTATCCGGACCTCTCGAACCTCTTCGTGCGGTCGGACGTGACGGAGACGGTTGGAGCGGTCGAGGAGAGTGTGCTGAGGTGGGTGGCCGAGCAGATCGAGATGCTCGAAGGGTCGGTTCCTGACGTGGCCATCGGGCCTCATTGCACAATGCCCCACGACTGCCCATTCATGGCGCGATGCTGGCCGACGCTTCCGCCCCATCACGTGAGCATGCTCTACGCCATGAAACGCCGGGCCCCGGAGCTCGAAAGGCAGGGCTACCGGACGATTTATGACCTTCCGAAAGAGGTATCGCTCGGACAGGTTGCGGACCGACAGC
This genomic window contains:
- a CDS encoding DNA polymerase III subunit alpha, which gives rise to MHHSDFVHLHVHSQYSLLDGACGLEKLVAKAKEYKMPALAVTDHGNLFGAIDFYTLAMKEGVKPIIGSEVYIAPGSRFERSKQDSSYEGASHITLLAKDQVGYRNLIKLVSAGYLEGFYYKPRIDRELFAQHCQGLIALSGCLNCEVAKALLDGDEARAKETVGWYMEALGRENYFLEVQDHGMAEQKTVTDGVLRLAKAFELPIVATNDLHYPSKEDARAHEVLLCIQTGKTIQDKDRWRFSTDQFYFKSAAEMKRIFAELPEAVKNTITVAERCNLQLQFGQLRLPKYQVPEGYTLESYLAHLSWQGLKARYPDVNAEVEARLRYELEVIQKTGFAGYFLVVWDFIKFAKDRGISVGPGRGSAAASLIAYCLGITNIDPLRYGLIFERFLNPERISMPDMDIDFSDDRRDEVIDYVTRKYGADNVAQIITFGTMGAKAVIRDVGRGLGMPYAEVDKIAKLVPNRINISLDEAIAESPPLTEAVQNRTEVGELWRVAKCLEGLTRHASTHAAGVVISGDPLTEHVPLYKDPKAGSKPTTQYAMKAIEKIGLLKVDFLGLRTLTVIANTLELIASGRGCKIQIEEIPLDDPAVFQLLGEARTFGVFQLESSGMRDLMRRLKPERLEDVIALVALYRPGPMVMIDDFINRKHGKVKIRYDHPLMEAILKETYGIMVYQEQVMRIASDLAGFSMGEADVLRKAMGKKDPEMMDQQRKKFVDGAKAKGVQARTAEKIFDKMAPFAGYAFNKPHATSYALLAYQTAYLKAHYPVEFMAALLTSEMADTDGIVKYIDECKQMGITVLPPDVNESESRFTVVGEQIRFGLVAIKNVGETAIQSILATRRDKGPFRSLFDFCERVDLRLVNKRVIESLIKCGAFDSLGAARAQLMAVADKAMEAGAGAQRERIQGQVSLLDVLEAKGGLSHQAAALPDIPEWSPGQRLSAEKETLGFYVTGHPLADYRDVIAKVAAVTTDRLAACQDKETVTLCAIVSAVKEITTKSGERMAFVTLEDMAGTVEAVAFPELYKANLLHLVKGAAIMAKGQVDVGEEVVKLLLTEVSSLSTARRNGGSVVEITVDEAHLSDPQLEQLKGLLLRFPGPVPVRLHLTVTPGAQVTIAASPDMTVAADESLRQQVEALLGPGTITGA
- a CDS encoding DUF421 domain-containing protein; the protein is MWTLFIPEISIAEKILRSGVVYLFLLLAFRFTGKRQVGQLTPFDLVVLLIISNVVQNAVIGNDNSLGGGLIGAVTILALNYGVTEVAYRSKRARRLLEAQPTLLIHNGRILQENLRRERITLDELLAALRRNGLVEPAQARFAVLEENGGISVIPRTAEGEPTRSNQAPSTSAPTGDS
- a CDS encoding ATP-binding protein; the encoded protein is MVTGTELRFAPTVAAMEAFIEPHRPWLESALGCPLSESVTFELEVAFGQLAAEDLRGGVPLDRQCLAGADALRPAVSRWAIPPVSPRITLRPGRNRQAPILARDLAWDPHWKDTPVVLWFHGLKHGIVAINIPHVSFDRGLSHDWQAWLLVNRTELAPALSLLRGLLVKSRKSVQIFLGQDVPLPLNGYDWNQVVLDPAVTRLVRDDFETFLQREAWFKRHRLPFRRGYLFYGPPGNGKTSALRVMASHPAISAHSLDFSDKDLRNQALTAVFEEASYDAPSLVIFEDLDRLYGKTDTGDNRTKITLQHLLNCLDGLAEYEGVIVVATANDPTALDSAILRRPGRFDRVVPFRPPAAGLRHEYFRRLSARSFDEETLARAASEADGFSFAQLREGYILAGQLAFGREGEEVRPEDLLEGIRMVRVEAQTVGSRLDGRGVGFGLAASQTPAA
- a CDS encoding HEAT repeat domain-containing protein, with the translated sequence MRALCADPLPELRLRAAYLLARSGDPKGFDILRTAGAEPGSPEALLRTALLVKAGDRASLPILIDLTRETPDALEDEWAGSCAIDALQESGDPRVLPVLGELADTASDYIKVRAVIALRTFPSQRGCEFLRAAAQRASSLRTRVYLAMDCRRDGYRDLEALLEPALLSDEATEAGLDAVTFLGARQYIPALRRLVLDHKCCPYRHSAARVLTLFGDPAGITHMQMKWQDAFDVEDVIGCATHLEDHFITTLTQSPHWYRPMVGLLIRTTRRDQTAFTQLLTIARTGQTGELEGLAIVLGRGDWRRPEVLPICAEMLRRPLFPDTLRSRLWVVMIALDTLSGQFHGFPPDLALYPHPFMLTCNRRYGTPRSCRQVTGGECRHREVFTSTRNL
- a CDS encoding WYL domain-containing transcriptional regulator, giving the protein MVENALSRRDRQMVRIISLARLLMGGSSQTVYQLAARFKTRRETIYRDLRTLNEAGFPVMPDESGRFSRPRLDPTFRRFLPPVPLNAEEVAALLWAVKQTGGRQPFRTSLSSALCKLQALVPTKEGRLAMALDGAIEERDRGVKDYVGLEAVILHLVKAIVERRRCLATYHAPWRDKPSRFPYDPYRLFNFQGRLYCIGQVSAYGGTTTLAVERIQAIEPTGEMFAVDSGFDWKRYEAEAFGVVWEKPRKVVVRFSADQAPYVREREWHPTQTIRTLRDGRVELTFRAGGAFEIIRWILSWGSAATLLQPKSLRRLVAEELQAASRLYRQ
- a CDS encoding DUF2779 domain-containing protein is translated as MSTPTSSGRNLPSEQAVGQMGHSRQVGLSKSRVMAGLQCHKRLWWMVREPTAPELQPDEMAQAVMDRGIRVGQLARTYVPGGLVIDLPYNAYDERIRLTRQALEDGAPAVYEASFRADGVFVAVDILKRDTHGFRLIEVKSSTSVKDHYISDVAIQAHVLRQNGLDLVGSEVMHLNRECAYPDLSNLFVRSDVTETVGAVEESVLRWVAEQIEMLEGSVPDVAIGPHCTMPHDCPFMARCWPTLPPHHVSMLYAMKRRAPELERQGYRTIYDLPKEVSLGQVADRQRRAVQEGRIIVEATLARALDVFVPPIAFLDFETVGLAIPVWEGCHPYDAVPVQFSCHVQEADDRVTHHEWLAEGPEDPRPTLAERLVQGCESARTVVAYNASFERGCIEQMADALPALATPLRSIVARLVDPLPVVRNHVYHPDFGGSFSLKSVLPALVPELHYSNLAIADGGTASLELERLLFNGDRIEPNAKGRLRSNLLRYCHQDTWGLVRLLERLRQLSVRMG